The Salinirubrum litoreum genome segment CTCGGTGCCGGAGCGGACGACGATCACGAACATGGGGACGGAACTCGGTGCGACCTCCTCCATCTTCCCGACCGACGAGCGCACCGAGGAGTACCTCGCGAAGCAGGGTCGTGAAGACGAGTACGTCGAACTCGCGCCCGACGCGGACGCAGAGTACGCAGACGAGATCACCATCGACCTCTCGGAGATCGAACCGCTCGTCGCCTGCCCGTCGATGCCGGACAACGTCGTGCCGGTCCGCGAAGTGGCTGGCGAGAAGGTCGATCAGGTCATCCTCGGCTCCTGTACGAACGGTGGCTACGAGGACATCCTCCCGGCCGCGAAGATGCTCGAAGGCCGCGAAGTGAACAAGAAGACGGACCTCATCGTCGCCCCCGGTTCGAAGCAGGCCAGCGAGATGCTCGCCCGCGACGGCTGGACGGCCGAGATGATGGCCGCCGGCGTCAACTTCTCCGAGGCGACCTGTGGTGCCTGTATCGGTAACGGCCACGTGCCGGCCTCCGACTCCGTGTCGGTCCGGACGTTCAACCGCAACTTCGAGGGCCGCTCCGGCATCGAGGACGACGCTGTGTACCTGTCCTCGCCGGAGGTCGCGGCCGCGGCCGCCCTGAAGGGCGAACTCGTCGACCCGCGTGACCTCGCAGAGGAACTCGGCGACATGGAGGCACCCGGCTTCGAACTGCCCGACGTGTACGACGGCTCGAAGGCGGACCTCATCACGCCGGACGAGGCAGTCGACGACGAACTCGTCAAGGGGCCGAACATCGGCGACGTGCCCCTGAAGGGTGCGCTCGACGACGAGGTCGGCGGCGAGACACTGCTGAAGATGCGGGACAACATCACGACCGACCACATCATCCCGGCGACGTCGGACATCCTGATGTACCGGTCGAACGTCCCGAAGCTCTCCGAGTACACGCTCTCGCGTGTCGACGAGACGTTCCCCGAGCGCGCGCTGGAGGCCGACGGCGGCGTCCTCGTGGCCGGCGAGAACTACGGCCAGGGCTCCTCGCGTGAGCACGCCGCGATGTGTCCGATGTACCTCGGCATCGAGGCCGTCTTCGCGCAGTCGTTCGCCCGCATCCACAAGGCGAACCTGTTCAACTTCGGCATCGTCCCGCTGACGATCGACCAGGAGACCTACGACAAGATCGAGCAGGGCGACGACATCCACATCGTCGACGACATCGGCGAGGGCGTCCGCAACGGCGAGGAGGAGTTCACCATCAGCGTGAACGGCGAGTGGGAAGCGACCGCCCACCTCGACGCCTCCCAGCGCGAGCGCGACATCCTCGCGGCCGGTGGGAAGCTCTCGTGGACGAAAGAGCAGTCGCTCGGCGACGGCGCGGCCCCGGCCGACGACTGAGGCTGTAGTCGACGCACTGCGACACTTTTTCGCGCCCGGTCGAAAGGGTAAGGCCCTTATCTACCGACCGAGAAGCATCGACCGCGCGTCGGTGGTCTAGTGGTATGACCTGAGCCTTCCAAGCTCATGACCCGGGTTCGAGTCCCGGCCGACGCAGTTTCTGTCGAGCGAAGCGAGACGACACTCGCTAGCCGTGGCTCGAACTACGCGAGACGGGTCTCGCGATCGAGTTCGAGTCCCGGCCGACGCAGTTTCTGTCGATCACTTCTCGGAGCAGTACCACTGGTGACTCCGGCAACCCTGTCGGCCGGTCACAAGACTTTTTATCGTGCTACTGTTTAGCACACATCGAAGCCTCGGTACGTGAGGCTTCCGACGGGAACCACCGTCGCACGCGACTGGACCCCAGCATCGGCGGACGAGCGCCTCGCTTGGGTCGTGGCCACGACCACTCGGCGGGTCGGTGCTCCCCGACGACGCCGACCCGTGTTCCGCGTTTTGTGACGTATGAGCGTCTGTAGCAGTGGATAAGTTGATATTGCCAGCGCGCGTTACTCCCTCCGAATATGATACTTCTTCCCCTCTTTCCCGGCATCCCCGGCGGCATCGAACTGCTCGTCATCCTGCTGGTCGTCGTCCTGCTGTTCGGCGCGAACAAACTCCCGAAGCTCGCTCGGGCCTCCGGACAGGCGATGGGCGAGTTCCGGCGCGGCCGCGAAGAGATCGAAGCCGAACTGAAGGCTGGCGTCGACGACTCGACCTCTAGCGAGGCCGACCCCCTGCTCGAAGACGAGGCCGCCACGACCGCACGCTGATCGCCCACTTACGACCGACTTTTCATCGCTGTTCACAACGCCGATTACTCAGTCCCCGAGCGTCGGCTCTGCGGTCGGCGTCGCTCGCGCGGACCGGTAGCTGACGACGAAGACGCCCGTGGCGACGACGATGAACCCCGCCGCCGTCAGGAACGCGACCTCCGTCGAGATGTAGTCTTTCACGACGCCGACGAAGACCGGCCCGACGACCTGTCCGATCTTCCACGAGATGGACCGGAGCGACATACTGCTAGCCACCGAGTCGAACTGCTCGCCCTCCTCGACGAACAGCGCCATACTCGCCGGGAGTCGGATGCTGTCGGCGATCCCCAGCACGCCGTACGCCGCGAAGAGAGTGAAGAACGCGCCGCCGAGTTCGACGCTTCTGCCGACCGCCGACAGTGTGACTGGCGCGATCGCACCCTCGGCGTACAGCGCCAGCGGGATCAGCGCGGTGCCGAGACCGTAGACGAGTGCGCCGACCGCGACGAAGGACGGTTTCCTGCCGACTCGGTCCGTCAGATCGCCCATGTACCCCTGGACGATGGACTTCGTGAGCTTCCCGCCCGCGAGAATCCAGCCGATGGCGAACGCCGAGATGCCGAACTCGGTTCTGGCGTAGATGGGCAGGAAGATGATGACCGCCATCTTGCCGACCGAGAACGCGAGGCGGAAGAAGACGAGCGACCGGATCAACGGGCGGTCGAACAGGGCTTCGAGCGTCTCCCGGCCACTCGCTTCCTCGGGGTCCGTCTTCCCACCGGGATTGTCGCGCAAGTAGAGCAGGACGAGGACGAACGCACCGACCGTCACCGCAGAGAGGACGGCGTAGGCGATCCACATGTCGTAGGCGTACAGCAGGTAGCCGCCGACGAGGTCGCCCGCGAGACTGGAGAACGCGCCGACCTGGTTGTACGAGCCGAGCCAGCGACCCGAGGCGTCCTCGGGACTGATCTCGCCGACGACGGTCGAGCCGGTGATCCAGAGCATACTCGCGCCGACGCCCTGCACGACCCGGACCAGGATCACGTCCACCGCGTTCGAGACGAGCGCGAACCCGACGAAGACGACGACGTTGATCGCGAGGCCGACGAGCAGGAAGTACTTCGCGTTGCCCGTGTCGACCTTCCGGCCCAGCGGGAGGACGATCAGCAGTTGGACGATCGCGAAGGCGGTCCCGAACAGCCCCTCGATAGTGCCGGTCGTGCCGAACCGCTCGGCGTACAGCGCCAGCGCGATGAGAATCGTCGAGTAGGCCTGTGCCCGAGCGAAGGCAGAGCCTGCCAGCGCGGCGAACTCGCGGTCGCGGGCCAGCAGGCCGAGTGCGTTTCCGGAGCCGGACACTGTTTCGGTTCGAAACACTCGGTCCACCGGGTTAAAGTTCGCTCTTCCGGACGCGTTCGGTACGTCAGGACACCCCACGAGGCGTGCTCACGGCTGTCGGTACTGCTCGGTCGGTGTCGAAACAAGTGGTGCGAGTGGTGGCTCGGTCGTCCGGCGGCGCGGTCGCCCTGTCTCGGGTGACGTTCTCGCCGACTCAGAGCATCCCTTCTTCTTTCAGGCCCGCGATGACGTCGTCGACGAGGTCCTGGGCCGAGTCGTAGGGGAAGTCTTGGTGCCCGCCGAGTTTCGCGGCCATCTCCATCGCGGTGAAGCTCACGTCGCCCGCCTCGAACTTCGTGCCCGGCCCGTTCGGCAGGGCGGGGACGAGGTCCATCTGGTTGCTCACGGGGTAGTCTGCGCCTTCGAACGCTTCGAGAAGCTGGTCGCGGAGTTCGGCTTCGGCGTCTGCCATGCTATAGTATCCACACATCGTGCGCAAAAACGTTCCGGAACAACCGAGAACGTGTGGAAGGTTGTTCGACGACGGTCGCCGGCGACCGCGACACGACCTGCCCACGAAACCGCCCGCGAACGCCGGGCTTTTGCCACCGGCCACGCCAGGTCCTGGCATGGAGACTGACGACACTCCGGCCGGCTCCGACCTCGACTTCGACTTCGACCTCCTCCGGGAGTTGACCGAGACCGGCGGCGTCCCGGGCTACGAGGACCGGATCCGAGAGATCGTGCGCCGGGAACTCGCCGGGACCACCGATCGCGTCCGCTCGGACGCGATGGGCAACGTCGTCGGCACCATCGAGGGGTCGAGCGACTACGAGGTCGCCGTCCCGGCACACATGGACGAGATCGGGTTCATGGTCCGGCACGTCGACTCGGAGGGCTTTCTGGAACTGGACCCACTCGGCGGCTGGGACCCGCGCGTTCTGAAGGCCCAGCGCGTCACGATCCACACCG includes the following:
- a CDS encoding aconitate hydratase, with product MSGTLTEKVLEDHLVEGELEPGEEIGIEIDQVLTQDTTGTMVWLQFEAMEMDEVQTEIAAQYCDHQTYQFDFKNTDDHRFLRSAAGTYGAYFSRPGNGICHNVHKENFAAPGKTLLGSDSHTPTPGGLGQLAIGAGGIDIAVAMGGGAYYVEMPEVVNVRLEGELPEWATAKDVILEMLRRLSVKGGVGKIFEYTGPGVETLSVPERTTITNMGTELGATSSIFPTDERTEEYLAKQGREDEYVELAPDADAEYADEITIDLSEIEPLVACPSMPDNVVPVREVAGEKVDQVILGSCTNGGYEDILPAAKMLEGREVNKKTDLIVAPGSKQASEMLARDGWTAEMMAAGVNFSEATCGACIGNGHVPASDSVSVRTFNRNFEGRSGIEDDAVYLSSPEVAAAAALKGELVDPRDLAEELGDMEAPGFELPDVYDGSKADLITPDEAVDDELVKGPNIGDVPLKGALDDEVGGETLLKMRDNITTDHIIPATSDILMYRSNVPKLSEYTLSRVDETFPERALEADGGVLVAGENYGQGSSREHAAMCPMYLGIEAVFAQSFARIHKANLFNFGIVPLTIDQETYDKIEQGDDIHIVDDIGEGVRNGEEEFTISVNGEWEATAHLDASQRERDILAAGGKLSWTKEQSLGDGAAPADD
- a CDS encoding Sec-independent protein translocase subunit TatA/TatB; amino-acid sequence: MILLPLFPGIPGGIELLVILLVVVLLFGANKLPKLARASGQAMGEFRRGREEIEAELKAGVDDSTSSEADPLLEDEAATTAR
- a CDS encoding MFS transporter, with protein sequence MSGSGNALGLLARDREFAALAGSAFARAQAYSTILIALALYAERFGTTGTIEGLFGTAFAIVQLLIVLPLGRKVDTGNAKYFLLVGLAINVVVFVGFALVSNAVDVILVRVVQGVGASMLWITGSTVVGEISPEDASGRWLGSYNQVGAFSSLAGDLVGGYLLYAYDMWIAYAVLSAVTVGAFVLVLLYLRDNPGGKTDPEEASGRETLEALFDRPLIRSLVFFRLAFSVGKMAVIIFLPIYARTEFGISAFAIGWILAGGKLTKSIVQGYMGDLTDRVGRKPSFVAVGALVYGLGTALIPLALYAEGAIAPVTLSAVGRSVELGGAFFTLFAAYGVLGIADSIRLPASMALFVEEGEQFDSVASSMSLRSISWKIGQVVGPVFVGVVKDYISTEVAFLTAAGFIVVATGVFVVSYRSARATPTAEPTLGD
- a CDS encoding MTH865 family protein, yielding MADAEAELRDQLLEAFEGADYPVSNQMDLVPALPNGPGTKFEAGDVSFTAMEMAAKLGGHQDFPYDSAQDLVDDVIAGLKEEGML